One genomic region from Halococcus qingdaonensis encodes:
- a CDS encoding FxLYD domain-containing protein: MDRRKYLAVVGAATSLGLAGCSGGGSGNNSSSGNGSSETANDSSGANTGNTSESTDTAATGGGSEATSKEAADTTEPTTAGGTEMSEADTLTPSGNGGSGSTNVTDTELVVEEGQYGTDIYMSGLVENTGSDVLRLPEARVSFYDSEDSILTSTTTSIAFLKPGTQWEVHAPYLDEKEPARGEIEITSEDTFQTELGIPDSLKVAEENLNSGEEPTLSLRIENTSDSAVSPSVFCVFYDGDGVALGDGLDSLEQLPAGESWQTSLEYIAYSTQDATRISDYDLYATTL, encoded by the coding sequence ATGGATCGACGGAAGTATTTAGCGGTGGTCGGTGCTGCAACGAGCCTTGGTCTCGCCGGCTGTAGCGGTGGCGGAAGCGGCAACAACAGCAGTAGTGGAAACGGAAGCAGTGAAACGGCAAACGATAGCAGCGGTGCTAATACCGGCAATACTAGTGAAAGCACAGATACTGCAGCAACGGGAGGTGGGTCTGAAGCGACGTCGAAAGAGGCTGCAGATACGACGGAGCCAACTACCGCTGGAGGAACCGAAATGAGTGAAGCCGACACTCTCACACCCTCTGGTAACGGTGGATCGGGAAGCACCAACGTTACTGATACTGAACTCGTCGTTGAAGAAGGTCAATATGGGACCGATATTTATATGAGTGGTCTGGTTGAAAATACAGGTAGCGATGTCCTCCGACTCCCCGAAGCGAGAGTGTCATTCTACGATAGCGAAGACTCAATTCTCACCAGCACGACGACGAGTATTGCGTTCCTCAAACCCGGAACACAGTGGGAGGTCCACGCACCGTATCTCGATGAAAAAGAGCCAGCACGTGGCGAGATTGAGATCACGAGTGAGGACACGTTCCAAACTGAACTCGGGATTCCGGATTCGCTCAAGGTTGCTGAGGAGAACCTGAATAGCGGTGAGGAGCCAACACTCTCACTTCGTATCGAAAACACATCGGACAGTGCAGTCTCGCCATCGGTATTCTGTGTGTTTTACGATGGTGATGGTGTCGCATTGGGCGATGGACTCGACAGCCTTGAGCAACTTCCGGCAGGCGAATCATGGCAAACCTCGCTCGAATACATAGCATACAGTACACAGGATGCAACTCGTATCTCGGATTACGACCTCTATGCGACCACGTTGTAG
- a CDS encoding DUF7115 domain-containing protein: protein MDVPGIVRERLADERRMTSVNVGGDDRVYVTPPKTLVYRAAGLFSSESIEEFPHDVSRFDVSADRREATFAFEYEHGVEAFSAPRERIETILPPVLAGVLRTTDRIDPDEEIEESYRFGDRTLIVTDRRLLTAVGEAVWDREHDSYDYDRITDLRFEDDLRIDVDGRPRYIELTGDGRREAYETLEDALCAYHGVASIDQLADRTTESTATERTTEPTTTDRTATDQTADRAAGDPTPAESADRTPARDPDGARDEPASRNGDETDGQPTEQPARSRFEPDESTEPPIPEASESSHEPTEPNRDPAESNQPSEPDRRSVEPRREPSEPRRGSSGTDDEPDNRPASTENGEGGNRTADVDQLTDEVDALRDHVERQTELLERQQETLERLAEIADLNDDR, encoded by the coding sequence ATGGACGTTCCCGGTATCGTCCGCGAGCGCCTCGCCGACGAGCGACGGATGACCAGCGTGAACGTCGGCGGCGACGACCGGGTCTACGTCACGCCACCGAAGACGCTCGTCTACCGCGCCGCGGGTCTGTTCAGTAGCGAATCGATCGAGGAGTTCCCTCACGACGTCAGTCGCTTCGACGTCTCGGCCGACCGCCGCGAGGCGACGTTCGCCTTCGAATACGAACACGGTGTCGAGGCGTTCTCGGCCCCGCGCGAACGCATCGAGACGATCCTCCCGCCGGTGCTCGCGGGCGTGCTCCGGACCACCGACCGCATCGATCCTGACGAAGAGATCGAGGAGAGCTACCGTTTCGGCGATCGCACGCTTATCGTCACCGACCGACGGCTGCTCACCGCCGTCGGCGAGGCCGTCTGGGACCGCGAACACGATAGCTACGACTACGATCGGATCACCGATCTCCGCTTCGAGGACGACCTCCGTATCGATGTCGACGGCCGCCCCAGATATATCGAACTCACGGGCGACGGCCGACGCGAAGCCTACGAAACCCTCGAAGACGCGCTCTGTGCATACCACGGCGTCGCCAGCATCGACCAGCTCGCGGACCGCACGACCGAATCGACGGCCACTGAGCGCACGACGGAACCGACGACCACCGACCGGACGGCCACCGACCAGACAGCCGACCGGGCGGCCGGGGACCCGACACCGGCCGAATCGGCCGACCGAACGCCTGCTCGTGACCCCGACGGCGCGAGGGACGAACCCGCCAGTCGCAACGGCGACGAAACCGACGGGCAGCCGACAGAGCAGCCAGCACGGTCCCGTTTCGAGCCCGACGAATCGACGGAGCCGCCGATCCCCGAAGCGTCCGAATCGAGCCACGAGCCGACCGAGCCGAACCGTGATCCGGCCGAATCGAACCAGCCGAGCGAGCCGGACCGGCGGTCTGTCGAGCCGCGTCGGGAACCGTCCGAGCCGCGCCGTGGATCGAGTGGGACGGACGACGAGCCGGATAACAGGCCCGCCAGTACGGAAAACGGAGAGGGCGGGAACAGAACTGCCGACGTGGACCAACTGACAGACGAGGTCGACGCACTGCGCGATCACGTCGAGCGACAGACGGAGCTGCTCGAACGACAGCAGGAAACGCTCGAACGGCTGGCCGAGATCGCCGACCTCAACGACGACCGATAA
- a CDS encoding DUF5830 family protein produces MSDAVELGVSLLANLDDDELALAAAIDRLETVTSDPHTTRTILDTAEKRGIIERADGRIRVRSGGFVRFERDVVTREGEFTCRRCGASIMTGYVIQLDAGEHGPFGSSCIRKVIGRR; encoded by the coding sequence GTGAGCGATGCCGTCGAACTCGGCGTGAGCCTCCTCGCGAACCTGGACGACGACGAACTCGCGCTCGCCGCGGCGATCGACCGGCTCGAAACCGTCACGAGCGATCCACACACGACCCGCACGATCCTCGATACGGCCGAAAAGCGCGGCATCATCGAGCGCGCGGACGGACGCATCCGCGTTCGCTCGGGTGGGTTCGTCCGGTTCGAGCGCGACGTCGTCACCAGAGAGGGCGAGTTCACCTGCCGGCGCTGTGGCGCGTCGATCATGACGGGCTACGTCATCCAGCTCGACGCCGGCGAGCACGGCCCCTTCGGCTCGTCGTGTATCAGGAAGGTTATCGGTCGTCGTTGA
- a CDS encoding TVP38/TMEM64 family protein → MSRARRRLAGVAVIVGVVALAALTISPSALFDRIAGLRSRPFVFALVVVGLYLGRPLVAWPMSLCSAVVGYGYGLVGIPFALAGVLLTCLPPYVLGRYAGDASALGRIGHAGERFFARTGGARGVAAARLAPLPADPVSVGAGLSGVELRQYLLGTLAGEVPWTVAAVFAGSSLSTLAVAGLESASVELGLAAGAIAVLALAGPAYEYLRDRRTHQNVSEQS, encoded by the coding sequence GTGTCACGCGCTCGTCGGCGTCTTGCGGGGGTCGCGGTCATCGTGGGTGTGGTGGCGCTCGCCGCGCTCACGATCTCGCCGAGCGCGCTGTTCGATCGGATCGCCGGGCTCCGCTCGCGCCCGTTCGTCTTCGCGCTGGTCGTCGTCGGGCTCTATCTCGGTCGCCCGCTCGTCGCGTGGCCGATGAGCCTCTGTTCGGCGGTGGTCGGCTACGGCTACGGACTCGTGGGAATCCCGTTCGCCCTCGCCGGCGTGCTCCTCACCTGTCTACCGCCGTACGTGCTCGGCCGATACGCGGGCGACGCGAGCGCGCTCGGCCGGATCGGCCACGCCGGCGAGCGGTTCTTCGCACGCACCGGCGGCGCTCGTGGCGTGGCCGCTGCCCGGCTCGCACCGCTGCCGGCCGATCCCGTCTCCGTCGGCGCGGGGCTGTCGGGCGTGGAACTCCGGCAATATCTCCTCGGTACGCTCGCCGGCGAGGTGCCGTGGACGGTCGCGGCGGTGTTCGCGGGCAGTTCGCTCTCGACGCTCGCCGTCGCTGGTCTGGAGAGCGCGAGCGTAGAACTCGGGCTCGCGGCGGGTGCCATCGCCGTTCTCGCGCTCGCCGGCCCGGCCTACGAGTATCTCCGGGATCGTCGCACTCACCAGAACGTATCGGAGCAGTCGTAG
- a CDS encoding HVO_2523 family zinc finger protein — protein sequence MTDRDHGRPCPACGTGMQRRHCKYVCPRHGIVYDCSDTFW from the coding sequence ATGACCGATCGCGACCACGGCCGCCCCTGTCCGGCGTGTGGCACCGGCATGCAGCGCCGCCACTGCAAGTACGTTTGCCCACGCCACGGCATCGTCTACGACTGCTCCGATACGTTCTGGTGA
- a CDS encoding molybdopterin-dependent oxidoreductase, protein MSHVSTNGSFAPAIVTAVFAGIAGIVGSYALAGYTPSFVVAPITAVLAQNVPAALLTFAKGPLTQFGQAFGIEHLGQQVNLLLALAIGSGLFACLALAALATGRRFGTATLSIGLTGVLVTLATVIVAGAIVPALGAGVASALVVAIAIATTTGTERREGVSTGRRSMLGSLAGTLGIGVLGYTLGSSGEASDPAAASTGAAGGANAGGNVSGGANASSGGEDSGSDGGPSAGQLLSKAESASFGISGLEGLVSGEDFYEVDTANVNPDVSANDWSLSLTGAVGNERTVDYDQLTSMGSELRFMTLRCVSDPLNGDKMDNALWEGVPVSKLLDTANLQGKYVMARSVDGYAEEFPIEALTTGMLAYGKDGNPLPRKHGHPVRLLVPGHWGEINVKWIDELEILERPAKGFWEKRGWHGTGPANTVAKLHATNKGDDEITVAGHANAGTRGIRKVEVSTDGGSSWNEARLSNVLEPNLGGDVWRQWAYSYEPPGGKHEVVVRAIDGSGTMQPKKNSGPYPRGASGWVSKTVE, encoded by the coding sequence ATGAGCCACGTCTCCACGAACGGATCGTTCGCCCCGGCGATCGTGACGGCGGTGTTCGCGGGCATCGCCGGCATCGTCGGATCGTACGCGCTCGCGGGCTACACGCCCTCGTTCGTCGTCGCACCGATCACCGCCGTTCTTGCACAGAACGTCCCGGCCGCGCTGCTGACGTTCGCCAAGGGGCCGCTCACCCAGTTCGGACAGGCGTTCGGGATCGAACATCTCGGCCAGCAGGTGAATCTCCTACTCGCGCTCGCCATCGGGAGCGGGCTGTTCGCCTGCCTCGCGCTCGCGGCGCTCGCCACCGGTCGCCGGTTCGGCACGGCCACCCTCTCGATCGGACTGACGGGCGTCCTCGTCACGCTCGCGACGGTGATTGTGGCCGGTGCGATCGTGCCCGCGCTCGGGGCCGGCGTCGCCAGCGCGCTCGTGGTCGCTATCGCGATCGCCACGACGACCGGGACGGAACGTCGGGAAGGAGTGTCGACGGGACGGCGCTCGATGCTCGGCAGCCTCGCCGGCACGCTCGGGATCGGCGTACTCGGCTACACGCTCGGCAGCAGCGGGGAGGCGAGCGACCCCGCGGCGGCGAGCACGGGCGCTGCCGGCGGTGCGAACGCAGGTGGGAACGTGAGCGGTGGAGCCAACGCCAGCAGTGGTGGCGAGGATAGCGGGAGTGACGGGGGACCGTCCGCCGGCCAACTCCTCTCGAAGGCGGAGTCGGCCTCGTTCGGCATCTCGGGGCTCGAAGGGCTGGTCAGCGGCGAGGATTTCTACGAGGTCGATACGGCGAACGTCAACCCCGACGTGAGCGCGAACGACTGGTCGCTGTCGCTGACCGGCGCGGTCGGAAACGAGCGGACCGTCGACTACGATCAGCTCACGTCGATGGGAAGCGAGCTCCGATTCATGACGCTGCGCTGCGTCAGCGACCCGCTCAACGGCGACAAGATGGACAACGCGCTCTGGGAGGGCGTGCCGGTGTCGAAACTGCTCGATACGGCGAACCTCCAGGGCAAGTACGTCATGGCCCGCTCGGTCGATGGCTACGCCGAGGAGTTCCCGATCGAGGCGCTGACGACCGGCATGCTCGCCTACGGCAAGGACGGCAACCCCCTCCCGCGCAAGCACGGCCATCCGGTCCGGCTGCTGGTGCCGGGCCACTGGGGCGAGATCAACGTCAAGTGGATCGACGAACTCGAGATCCTGGAGCGCCCGGCAAAGGGGTTCTGGGAGAAACGCGGCTGGCACGGCACCGGCCCCGCCAACACGGTCGCCAAACTCCACGCGACGAACAAGGGGGACGACGAGATCACGGTCGCCGGCCACGCGAACGCCGGCACTCGAGGCATTCGAAAAGTGGAGGTCTCGACCGACGGCGGCTCCTCCTGGAACGAGGCGCGACTCTCCAACGTCCTCGAACCGAACCTCGGGGGCGACGTCTGGCGGCAGTGGGCGTACAGCTACGAGCCGCCGGGGGGCAAACACGAGGTCGTCGTCCGGGCGATCGACGGATCCGGAACGATGCAACCGAAGAAAAACAGCGGACCCTACCCGCGCGGCGCGAGCGGCTGGGTCTCGAAAACGGTCGAATAA
- a CDS encoding adenosylcobalamin-dependent ribonucleoside-diphosphate reductase: MSRADRSADEVVLPVKRTDGDTLDERLTANAYENILPARYLRKDSDGELVETQEDLFERVAKNVALAEAVFEAERTDTEITVTPDQLKPDHPRRDDLASEVFGKGTTADDEAATALSAYNVNKFAYETVVPELPAEIRDHVEATAQSFQESMEELSFIPNSPTLMNAGDELQQLSACFVDSPADDIDDIHETAKEAAQVFQSGGGMGYAFWKLRPYGDAVGSTGGIASGPITFMRTYDQMCETIAQGGARRGAQMGVMRVSHPDVIQFIHAKNKDVSLAHSLRLNDPDDFTHTQFVDALEEARELIDDEGKVPEHLRNAVEGHLSNFNISVGVTDAFMEALENGEEFTFTNPRTEEPHVATAETKELYDCYDLGEHVEVGEELSIPAAALWEHIVDGAYQNGEPGVIYLERVNKEHSFDVEEHPDHEILATNPCGEQPLEEYEACNLGHINLSTLAATDAPDWRVWSDEHADEYGSQEEAMSAYLDEAIDFDAFDHRIELGTRFLENVVTMSDFPVEKIEQKVREMRKIGLGIMGLAQLYIQLGVRYGSEEGNEIARQLMEHINHGSKSTSHELAEVRGSFEDWAESKYADPTAYREWFEAQTGESADDWVDGYPIRNHNTTTIAPTGTTSMVGNTTGGCEPIYNVAYYKNVSDDVQGDEMLVEFDDYFLRVLEANDIDVDAVKREAQDQMAANEFDGVEGLDTVPAAIGELFVVTSDLSGIEHAGVQVACQAGVDSAISKTCNFPNSATKEDMDEVYRYIYDNGGKGVTVYRDGTRSKQVLTTRADNAEFADDEEAAAVIAEQIEEVFGGLDAFLDHEDVRETLATEEAFDEPVYAAKQPRPDVLHGMTQRIDTGYGKLYVNINEDEQGRPFELFANIGHSGGFTNSFTEALAKVISTALRSGVAPKEIVDELDGTRSPKVAWDKGEQIQSIPDAIGTAMRRYLDDEIEKTYPQQRNLAEIADDEGAEPEADGGVAAESDATDDVQKLIDNGESPECPSCGAFTLYYSEGCKTCESCGWSEC, from the coding sequence ATGAGCCGCGCGGACCGGTCGGCCGACGAGGTCGTTTTGCCCGTGAAGCGCACCGACGGCGACACGCTCGACGAGCGCCTGACCGCGAACGCCTACGAGAACATCCTGCCGGCGCGCTATCTCCGGAAGGATTCGGACGGCGAGCTCGTCGAGACCCAGGAGGATCTCTTCGAGCGCGTCGCGAAGAACGTCGCGCTGGCCGAGGCGGTCTTCGAGGCCGAGCGCACCGACACCGAGATCACTGTCACGCCCGACCAGCTGAAACCCGACCACCCGCGCCGCGACGACCTCGCGAGCGAGGTGTTCGGCAAGGGGACGACGGCCGACGACGAGGCCGCAACGGCGCTGTCGGCGTACAACGTCAACAAGTTCGCCTACGAGACCGTGGTGCCCGAGCTGCCGGCGGAGATCCGGGACCACGTCGAGGCGACCGCGCAGTCGTTCCAGGAGTCGATGGAGGAGCTGTCGTTCATCCCGAACTCGCCGACGCTGATGAACGCCGGCGACGAGCTCCAGCAGCTCTCGGCGTGTTTCGTCGATTCCCCGGCCGACGACATCGACGACATCCACGAGACCGCCAAGGAGGCCGCACAGGTCTTCCAGTCCGGCGGCGGGATGGGCTACGCGTTCTGGAAGCTCCGGCCGTACGGCGACGCCGTGGGTTCCACGGGCGGGATCGCCTCGGGGCCGATCACGTTCATGCGCACGTACGACCAGATGTGCGAGACGATCGCGCAGGGCGGCGCGCGCCGTGGCGCACAGATGGGCGTCATGCGCGTCTCGCATCCCGACGTGATCCAGTTCATCCACGCGAAGAACAAGGACGTCTCGCTGGCGCACTCGCTGCGACTCAACGATCCCGACGACTTCACGCACACGCAGTTCGTCGATGCCCTCGAAGAGGCCCGCGAGCTCATCGACGACGAGGGGAAGGTGCCCGAACACCTGCGCAACGCCGTCGAGGGCCATCTCTCGAACTTCAACATCTCCGTGGGCGTCACCGACGCCTTCATGGAGGCGCTCGAAAACGGCGAGGAGTTCACCTTCACCAATCCCCGAACCGAGGAACCGCACGTCGCCACCGCCGAGACGAAGGAGCTCTACGACTGCTACGATCTCGGCGAGCACGTCGAGGTCGGCGAGGAACTGTCGATCCCGGCCGCCGCGCTCTGGGAGCACATCGTCGACGGGGCCTATCAAAACGGTGAGCCTGGCGTCATCTATCTCGAACGAGTGAACAAGGAGCACTCCTTCGACGTCGAGGAACATCCCGACCACGAGATCCTGGCCACAAATCCCTGCGGCGAACAGCCGTTGGAGGAGTACGAAGCCTGTAACCTCGGCCACATCAACCTCTCGACGCTCGCCGCGACCGATGCACCCGACTGGCGGGTCTGGTCCGACGAGCACGCCGACGAGTACGGCAGTCAGGAGGAAGCGATGAGCGCCTACCTCGACGAGGCCATCGACTTCGACGCGTTCGATCATCGCATCGAATTAGGGACTCGGTTCCTCGAGAACGTCGTCACGATGAGCGACTTCCCGGTCGAGAAGATCGAGCAGAAAGTGCGAGAAATGCGGAAGATCGGGCTCGGCATCATGGGGCTCGCCCAGCTCTACATCCAGCTCGGCGTGCGCTACGGCTCCGAAGAAGGCAACGAGATCGCCCGCCAGCTGATGGAGCATATCAACCACGGCTCGAAGTCCACCTCCCACGAACTCGCCGAAGTTCGAGGAAGTTTCGAGGACTGGGCGGAGTCGAAGTACGCCGACCCCACCGCCTACCGTGAGTGGTTCGAGGCCCAAACCGGTGAGTCGGCTGACGACTGGGTCGATGGCTACCCCATTCGCAACCACAACACGACGACGATCGCCCCGACGGGGACGACCTCGATGGTCGGCAACACGACGGGTGGCTGTGAACCGATCTACAACGTCGCCTACTACAAGAACGTCTCCGACGACGTGCAGGGCGACGAGATGCTCGTCGAGTTCGACGACTACTTCCTCAGGGTGCTGGAGGCCAACGACATCGACGTCGACGCGGTGAAGCGCGAGGCCCAGGACCAGATGGCGGCGAACGAGTTCGACGGCGTCGAGGGGCTCGACACGGTGCCCGCGGCCATCGGCGAGCTGTTCGTCGTCACCTCGGACCTTTCGGGCATCGAGCACGCGGGCGTTCAGGTGGCCTGTCAGGCCGGAGTTGACTCGGCCATCTCGAAGACCTGTAACTTCCCGAACAGCGCCACGAAGGAGGACATGGACGAAGTCTACCGCTACATCTACGACAACGGCGGCAAGGGCGTGACGGTCTACCGCGACGGCACGCGCTCGAAGCAGGTCCTCACCACGCGGGCGGACAACGCCGAGTTCGCCGACGACGAGGAGGCCGCGGCGGTCATCGCCGAGCAGATCGAGGAGGTCTTCGGCGGGCTCGACGCGTTCCTCGACCACGAGGACGTGCGCGAGACGCTCGCGACCGAGGAGGCGTTCGACGAACCGGTTTACGCGGCGAAACAGCCCCGGCCGGACGTGCTCCACGGGATGACCCAGCGCATCGATACGGGCTACGGCAAGCTCTACGTCAACATCAACGAGGACGAGCAGGGCCGGCCGTTCGAACTGTTCGCCAACATCGGTCACTCCGGCGGGTTCACCAACTCCTTCACCGAGGCCTTGGCCAAGGTGATCTCGACCGCGCTGCGCTCGGGCGTCGCGCCCAAGGAGATCGTCGACGAGCTCGATGGCACCCGGAGTCCGAAGGTCGCCTGGGACAAGGGCGAACAGATCCAGTCGATCCCGGACGCGATCGGCACCGCGATGCGCCGGTATCTCGACGACGAGATCGAGAAGACCTATCCCCAGCAGCGCAACCTCGCCGAGATCGCCGACGACGAAGGCGCTGAACCGGAGGCCGACGGCGGCGTCGCGGCCGAATCGGACGCAACCGACGACGTCCAGAAGCTGATCGACAACGGCGAGAGCCCAGAATGTCCCTCCTGTGGGGCGTTCACGCTGTACTACTCCGAAGGCTGCAAGACCTGCGAGTCCTGTGGCTGGTCGGAGTGCTGA